The Actinomycetota bacterium genomic interval CTGGAGATCCCTGTTGCGACATCAGTGATGCCCGATCCCGCAAGGATGACACTTTGGGAGACAGCGTGGGCGGGAATCGGCCAGCCTGTCGGAGAGCATGACACTCCCGGCCCTCAGTCGACAGCCCTGCAGATGGCGCTTGTGGCCTCGGGGATCGCCAATGACGGAGTCGTGATGCGCCCCCACCTGATCACGCGAGTCACCGACCAGGCAGGAAGGATCATCTCGCGCAATCGCCCAGAAGGATGGCTTGAGGCATGCGAGCCGGGCACTGCACAAACCGTAACTGACCTGATGGTCACGGCAGTAACCGCGGGCACCGGGCGAGCGGCGTCGATACCCGGTGTTTCGGTGGCCGGCAAGACAGGAACCGCCGAGGTCGGCGGCGAGCGTACGCCCCACTCGTGGTTCATCGGATTCGCGCCAGCCGACAATCCCGCTGTAGCGATTGCGGTGGTGCTGGAAAACGCCGGGCCGGGCGGCCGTCATGCCGCACCTGCCGCTCGCAGTGTCTTGCAGACGGCACTTACCCGATGAGAGCATTATTCGGCTAGAATACAATCGAACGTTCACACGGTGATTTCTTAGTTGGACGAAACGGAGCAAAGTGTGGAAGATATGGTGTTTGGCCGACGATACCGTGTAACCGAAAAGATCGGCTCTGGAGGCATGGCCGAGGTCTACAAGGCCGTAGACGAGGTTCTCGGCCGCACCGTAGCGATCAAAGTCCTGCACTCCCACTACTCCTCCGACCCCGCATTTGTCGCACGCTTTCGCCAGGAGGCCCAGGCTGCGGCCAACCTTTCCCACCCGGGCATCGTCAACATCTACGACTGGGGACAAGACGGCGAAGCCTACTATATTGTTATGGAATACGTGCACGGCGCCGACCTCAAGGAACTGGTAACCAAAAAAGGCCCCGTCGATCCGGCGAAGGTCGCCGAATACGCCTCGCAGGTGTGTGCCGCGCTTTCGGTGGCGCACGGCTACGACATCATCCACCGCGACATCAAGCCACACAATATCGTTCTAACTCCGAGCGGCTCAATCAAGGTGATGGATTTCGGCATCGCCCGAGCGGGCAACACGCAGATGACTCAAACCGGATCCGTGCTAGGCACCGCGCACTACGTAAGCCCCGAACAGGCGCAGGGTAAAGAGTTGACCGCGTCAAGCGACCTATACTCTTTGGGAGTCGTCTTGTACGAGCTGGCTACCGGGCGCGTTCCCTTCGACGCGGAAACACCTGTGGCGGTAGCGCTGAAACAGGTAAACGAAGACCCGATCCCTCCTCGGCAGATAAACCCATCGATCCCCTCGGGACTCGAAGCTATCATTCTGCGCGCAATGGCCAAGTCTCCGTCCGAGCGCTACTTTTCCGCCGAGGAGATGCGTCGCGACTTGAGTCGGGTCGCGGCGGGGCGCACGATCGAGCCGGTAATCGCCGAGAATATGATGGACGCGACCTCGGTCATGCCGGCGGTAGGCGCATCCGGGCAAAGGCCCGGGAACCCACGGGTTCGACCCGTGCCAAGCCGCAGAAACCCCTGGCCCTGGATCGCACTGGTTACGGTTCTGCTGATCATCGCATTTGGCACCGCCTGGGGACTCGGCGCGTTTCAGACCACCCCAATGGTGGTACTGCCTGACTTGACTGGCATGACGGAGCAGGAGGTGACCGACGCACTCGAAGAGATCGGGTTGACGGTCGGTACCGTCACTTTCGAGTACTCGGAGGAGCCTTCGGGCACGGTGTTGAGTCAGGATCCCACCGCAGGCACCGAAGTCGAGGTGCCGTCAGAGGTGTCGGTGGTCTTCAGCCAAGGATCCCAGCGCTTCGCCGTACCCAACCTGACCGACTTGAGCGAAGCCGAGGCCCTCGCGGAGCTGCGCAAGGCCGGCTTCGAGCTCAATACCATACAGAGAGAGTACTCCGACAAACCTGAAGGTGTCGTTATCCGGCAGGTCCCGGCGGCAGATACCTTCGAGCCGCAGGGCGCTCTTGTTACGATCGTCGTCAGTCGCGGAATCGAGCTGCGAGAGATACCACCGGTAACCGGAATGTCCCAGGGCGACGCCCGCAGACAGCTTGAGGCCGCAGGATTCAAAGTCAAAGTCGTCGAAGAGTTCAGTGAAACCGTGGCGCGAGGATCCGTGATAGGTCAATCTCCCGATGCGGGTGCGTCGCTGAGAGTCGGCGCAGAAGTAACAATTCAAGTCTCCAAGGGCAAGGACCTTGTGCGTGTCCCCAACGTCATCGGCCAAAGAGAAGAACAGGCGATCACGACACTCCGCGAGCAGGGCTTTACGGTCGATGTGCAAGAGCAGGTAAGCCCCGACGACGGTATCGTTCTAACCCAGGATCCCATACCTGACTTCAGCGCACCGCGTGGCTCACTCGTAATTATCTACGTCGGCGTCAGACCGTAAAGCTGCCGCTGGCTCGGCGTCAAGCACAGTTCAGCGGAGTGGTAGCTCGGCGTCAAAAAGCTTAGCGACTGGTGACCTCAGTTACATTGTGAAATGTAGCACAAGCATCGCATTTGTGCTAAAATATGGCGCTATATGGCATATTGCCGCCAATATCAACCCTGTTGCTCAAAGGATCCCAAAATGGCGCACGTTCGTTCTCTCTTCTTCAAGGACGGCCCTCTCACCGCGATAGAGGACAAGGCCGTCAAGGCATCGATGCTTGGTCGTCCCAGCGAGGTAATCTGGAACATCACGAATCGCTGTAACCTGCTTTGCGACCACTGCTATATGGCCGCAGACGCAAAGGCGAGGCCCGCCCAGCTGACCGACGAAGAGACCATCGACATCATCCGTCAACTTGGCGAATCACAACTTCCCCTGCTATTCATGTCCGGCGGTGAGCCGATGCTGCGCTCCAACTTCTGGGAGATGCTCGCCGAGGCCAGAAAGTATGGCATCCAGACCACGATATCGACCAACGCCACCCTGATCGATCGTGATGCCGCAAAGCGCCTCAAGGCCGCCGGCGTCAGCTTCATCGCGACATCACTTTACGGCCCGGAGGAGTTCCACGACGCTCTTGTAGGTGTGCCGGGCACCCGAAAGCGCGTTGCAGAGGCAATCAAGATACTGCGCGAAGAAGGCGTCGGCGTTGCGGTAAAGACAGCGCTTTCCAAGGACACCTGGCCATTCATTTACGACCTGATTCAGGAAGCCAAGGATCTGGACGCCGGGCTCATCTACCTTTGCGACCTCATCACTTCGGGCCGCTCGGAAGATGGTGAAGACAACCGCATCACAGCGGAGCAATGGCGCGAGCTTGCGGATTTCATCCTCGAAGATTCGATAAAAACGGTCGAAAGCAAGCAAAAGGGCTTGGAGTACGATATCGGCGCGATGCCCTCATTCGTCCCGTACATCGCCGAGAAACTCGTCGAGCGCGGCTACGACATCACCGCTACCATGGAGCGCCTCAAGATTATGAACGCTTGCCCCGTCGGCAAGGGTCACATGAACATCAACTCCGAGGGCGGGATCATGCCGTGCCAGTTCGCGCAGGACTGGACGATTGGAAATGTCCGTGACATGAGCGTGAAAGAGGCCGTTGACTCCCTGCTGAGTATTCGCAAAAAGCCGGTTACGGGCAAGTGCGGAGAGTGTGAGTACCTCAACATCTGCTATGGTTGCCGCACCAAGGCCTGGCATGCCGAGGGCGACCCCATGGGTGAGGACCCGACATGCATGCTCGACCCTGACTTCCAGCGCTCTGAGCGCCTTGTTCGAATGGCCTCCCCCTGCTGTGTCTCGGGTGCGTGCAGCTGAAAGTGGATCTGCGTACGCGCTCTTTACAGGGAACGCTGCGTTACAACTTCGCTGACTGCTCGTTTGGCCGCTATATAGTGGCATGGCTTGACGGCTCCGTTTGCTACCTTGCTTTCGGCAACTCCAATGCTGCGCTGCTTGCAGAGCTAAAAGCGCGCTTTCCGGCGGCTAACCTCATTGAGGAACCTGGCGGCCCCTTGACTGATAGAGTCGCCGAATCCGTCGAGAACCCATGCCTGGCACAGGATATCCCCGTGGCACTTCTCGGAACGGCGTTCCAAAAGCTGGTCTGGGCCGCCCTGCGACAGATCAAGCCCGGAGCCACCGCAACGTATGCCGAGATCGCCGCAGTAATCGGGCACCCGACAGCTGCGAGAGCCGTCGCTCAAGCGTGCGGGGCAAACCCTGTCGCGATCCTCGTTCCATGCCACAGAGTCATCGGCTCGGACGGCTCGCTTCGTGGATACCGGTGGGGAGTCGATCTGAAGCGCCTACTGCTCGAGCGCGAGCGGTAGCTAGTTCAGGGCGTCAACGATCTTGGCCAGCTCTGGTTCCGCTTGAATAGCCGCTGTAAGCAGCGCTTCGGCTTTTTCCCGCTGCAGAGCCGCTTCCTCAAGATCGCCTGATGCCGCAAGCACAGAGGCCCTGTGCCGCAACGCCATCCCGAGAAGCGCCGTTCTTGACGCATCAAGAGTTCCGCCGATAGAAAACAGCTGCAATATGCCGTCAGCGGTAAGTGAATCGATAAGAGCCGGGTCCGTGTCGGAAGCCTGTTCGATGGCCTCTCTCGACAGCGTGAGGGCATCGGCGAGGCGCCCGTTTTGAATCAGGAAGACCATCCGGCGAAATACCGCACCCACCGTCTCGATCATGCGAAGGATGTAATCTTGCTGATACATGCCCTTGAGTATCCCAGAGAATAGGAGCGCCGTCACCGGTGGGCACTGGTGACGGCGTGGGAGAACTCTCATAGATATTATTTCCCCTTTTACACACAAGTTCAATTGCCGATTTCTTTACTATCTCGTAAGATAATCTTAAATGTTGAACGTGAACCGAATGCGCATACTCAGGGAAGTGGCGTCTCGTGGCGGTATAGCCGCGGCTGCCAACGCACTCTATACCTCTCCTTCGGCAATTTCACAGCAGATGGCGGTGCTGGAGCGCGAGGCCGGTGTGAAGTTGCTGGAGCGCTCGGGGCGCAGCGTCAAGCTCACGGACGCAGGAATCCAGCTCGTCGCTCACGCCGAACATATCCTTGCTATTCTTGAAAGGGCGCAGACCGACCTGGCGATCATTGCACAGGGCAATCTTCCCGCTGGGCCAATCAGGGTATGTGCATTCCCCACTGCAGCCAGATCGATACTGATCCCGGCAGTCGTATCGCTAGCCCAGACCTATCCTTTCCTCGAACCAATCGTAAGCGATCTGGAGCCAGAAGAGAGTATACCGATGCTCAAAGCCCGCGGCATGGACGTGGTCATGATATACGAGTTCGACCATCTTGCGCCTAGTATAGATCCCGGAATCGAGCGCCATGCGCTGATGAACGAGCCCATGTATATCGCACTGCCGGAAACCGACCCTAAAGCTACCGGGTCTCTCAAAATGACCGACCTTGCAGATCGACGCTGGATTGTCGGCAGGGACGGCTCGTCACTTTTGGAGATCCAGATACACGTCGCCAACCAGGCCGGCTACAACCCTCTTATCAACTTCCATAGCAACGATTACCAGGTTATTTTGGCAGCGGTGCAAGCGGGGCTTGGGGTAGCTCTCGTCCCGCCTCTGGCGATGTTCGCTAGCGTCCCGGGCGTGGTTTTGCGGATTCCCGAAGACATCAGAGTAACTCGGAGCATATCCGCACTGGTTCGAAGCGGAAGCAGCAAACATCCATCTATAGCGGCAGCGCTCAAGGCGCTCACATACGCTTCGGAAGAGGCCAGCTCCCGAAGTTTCACTCCTCGGCCGATCAGGTAAGTCCCCAACTGTCCGGGTGCCGACCGGTCCTGAGCCCGGAATCGAGCGAGTCGATAAGCGCACACTCCGCCTCGGCAAGCTCGAAGTCGAATATCGCTGCGTTCTCAACGATCCTGCTTGAGTGCACGGATTTTGGGATAGTGCCGATCCCCCGCTGCAACAGCCAGCGAAGCGTCACTTGCGCTGGAGTCTTTCCGTGATTTCGGGCAATCTGCAAGATCTCTGTAACCTCGCCGATAGCCCCGCGCATCAGCGGTGCCCACGCCTGGATTTGGATGTTATGCGACTGGCAATACTTCACTAGCTCTGGCTCCTGTAGGCGCGGATGGAACTCCACCTGATTTACCATCGGGGCGATATTTGCCACTTTCGCGAGCTCTTCGAGATGTGCGGAAAGAAAGTTGCTCACACCGATGGCCCGGACTCTGCCATCGGCATATAGCTCCTCAAGCGCCCGCCAGGTACCGGCGTAGTGCTCGGCGGCGGGCCAGTGAACCAGATACAGATCCACGTAGCCCACGTTCAGCCGGTCGCAGCTACGCTCAAATGCTTCGCGAGCCGCTTGATAGCCCTGCTCGTCATTCCAGCACTTGGTGGTCAGGAATATCTCCTCCCGAGCGATACCGCTATCGCGCAAGGCGCGGCCTATCGCCTCTTCGTTTTTGTAGATGGAGGCCGTGTCGATCAAACGATATCCGGTCTCGACGGCGGTCAGAACAGCGTCGTGAATCTGTGACTCATCGGTGATCATAAATGTGCCTAACCCAAGAAGCGGCATCGCCACGCCATTGGAGAGCTCGACCGTGCTTGCAATGCTTAGTGACATAAGAAACCTTTCGCGAATATCTATCCGATCATTCCGAGATAGTGACCGCCCTGCGCAGCCAAGTA includes:
- a CDS encoding peptidoglycan glycosyltransferase, with translation LEIPVATSVMPDPARMTLWETAWAGIGQPVGEHDTPGPQSTALQMALVASGIANDGVVMRPHLITRVTDQAGRIISRNRPEGWLEACEPGTAQTVTDLMVTAVTAGTGRAASIPGVSVAGKTGTAEVGGERTPHSWFIGFAPADNPAVAIAVVLENAGPGGRHAAPAARSVLQTALTR
- the pknB gene encoding Stk1 family PASTA domain-containing Ser/Thr kinase; protein product: MDETEQSVEDMVFGRRYRVTEKIGSGGMAEVYKAVDEVLGRTVAIKVLHSHYSSDPAFVARFRQEAQAAANLSHPGIVNIYDWGQDGEAYYIVMEYVHGADLKELVTKKGPVDPAKVAEYASQVCAALSVAHGYDIIHRDIKPHNIVLTPSGSIKVMDFGIARAGNTQMTQTGSVLGTAHYVSPEQAQGKELTASSDLYSLGVVLYELATGRVPFDAETPVAVALKQVNEDPIPPRQINPSIPSGLEAIILRAMAKSPSERYFSAEEMRRDLSRVAAGRTIEPVIAENMMDATSVMPAVGASGQRPGNPRVRPVPSRRNPWPWIALVTVLLIIAFGTAWGLGAFQTTPMVVLPDLTGMTEQEVTDALEEIGLTVGTVTFEYSEEPSGTVLSQDPTAGTEVEVPSEVSVVFSQGSQRFAVPNLTDLSEAEALAELRKAGFELNTIQREYSDKPEGVVIRQVPAADTFEPQGALVTIVVSRGIELREIPPVTGMSQGDARRQLEAAGFKVKVVEEFSETVARGSVIGQSPDAGASLRVGAEVTIQVSKGKDLVRVPNVIGQREEQAITTLREQGFTVDVQEQVSPDDGIVLTQDPIPDFSAPRGSLVIIYVGVRP
- a CDS encoding radical SAM protein, which translates into the protein MAHVRSLFFKDGPLTAIEDKAVKASMLGRPSEVIWNITNRCNLLCDHCYMAADAKARPAQLTDEETIDIIRQLGESQLPLLFMSGGEPMLRSNFWEMLAEARKYGIQTTISTNATLIDRDAAKRLKAAGVSFIATSLYGPEEFHDALVGVPGTRKRVAEAIKILREEGVGVAVKTALSKDTWPFIYDLIQEAKDLDAGLIYLCDLITSGRSEDGEDNRITAEQWRELADFILEDSIKTVESKQKGLEYDIGAMPSFVPYIAEKLVERGYDITATMERLKIMNACPVGKGHMNINSEGGIMPCQFAQDWTIGNVRDMSVKEAVDSLLSIRKKPVTGKCGECEYLNICYGCRTKAWHAEGDPMGEDPTCMLDPDFQRSERLVRMASPCCVSGACS
- a CDS encoding methylated-DNA--[protein]-cysteine S-methyltransferase translates to MDLRTRSLQGTLRYNFADCSFGRYIVAWLDGSVCYLAFGNSNAALLAELKARFPAANLIEEPGGPLTDRVAESVENPCLAQDIPVALLGTAFQKLVWAALRQIKPGATATYAEIAAVIGHPTAARAVAQACGANPVAILVPCHRVIGSDGSLRGYRWGVDLKRLLLERER
- a CDS encoding LysR family transcriptional regulator, whose translation is MRILREVASRGGIAAAANALYTSPSAISQQMAVLEREAGVKLLERSGRSVKLTDAGIQLVAHAEHILAILERAQTDLAIIAQGNLPAGPIRVCAFPTAARSILIPAVVSLAQTYPFLEPIVSDLEPEESIPMLKARGMDVVMIYEFDHLAPSIDPGIERHALMNEPMYIALPETDPKATGSLKMTDLADRRWIVGRDGSSLLEIQIHVANQAGYNPLINFHSNDYQVILAAVQAGLGVALVPPLAMFASVPGVVLRIPEDIRVTRSISALVRSGSSKHPSIAAALKALTYASEEASSRSFTPRPIR
- a CDS encoding aldo/keto reductase encodes the protein MSLSIASTVELSNGVAMPLLGLGTFMITDESQIHDAVLTAVETGYRLIDTASIYKNEEAIGRALRDSGIAREEIFLTTKCWNDEQGYQAAREAFERSCDRLNVGYVDLYLVHWPAAEHYAGTWRALEELYADGRVRAIGVSNFLSAHLEELAKVANIAPMVNQVEFHPRLQEPELVKYCQSHNIQIQAWAPLMRGAIGEVTEILQIARNHGKTPAQVTLRWLLQRGIGTIPKSVHSSRIVENAAIFDFELAEAECALIDSLDSGLRTGRHPDSWGLT